A DNA window from Kitasatospora atroaurantiaca contains the following coding sequences:
- a CDS encoding ROK family transcriptional regulator, with protein MAERGKQTVRDLRRGSRSVLLRKLYFEGPLSRQELGQSTGLSAGSISNVVGELIADGLVEEAGSVESDGGRPRILLRVAAGHGHLVGVDVGETQVRVALFDLTLTELAASDHPLSDSGHDVDHVVESILTGLTEVLAATGIDRGSVLGVGVGVPGIVEQGDPAENGYGIVVHGQTIGWDAVPLGRLLRAGTDLPLYVDNGAKTLGRAEMWFGAGQGVDNAVVALIGSGVGACVIADGAPFRGATSSAGEWGHTKLQIGGRLCRCGARGCLEAYVGAEALLERWGGAPPGSSEKAGIAALLSAADEDPAAAELLRETAEYLGAGIADLINLFNPERIVIGGWAGLLIGPRLLPAVREAAAAYALRFPCAQTSIELGRLGPDAVTVGAATLPLARFLDSGGEAPERAPEARAIR; from the coding sequence ATGGCAGAGCGAGGCAAGCAGACCGTCCGTGACCTGCGGCGAGGCAGCCGGTCGGTACTGCTGCGCAAGCTGTATTTCGAAGGTCCGCTCAGCAGACAGGAGCTCGGGCAGAGCACCGGTCTGAGCGCAGGGTCCATCAGCAACGTGGTCGGCGAGCTGATCGCGGACGGGCTGGTCGAGGAGGCCGGCTCGGTCGAGTCGGACGGCGGGCGGCCCCGCATCCTGCTCCGGGTGGCGGCCGGGCACGGCCACCTGGTCGGGGTGGACGTCGGCGAGACCCAGGTCCGGGTCGCGCTCTTCGACCTGACGCTGACCGAACTCGCCGCCAGTGACCACCCGTTGTCCGACAGCGGGCACGACGTCGACCACGTGGTGGAGTCGATCCTGACCGGACTGACCGAGGTGCTGGCGGCGACCGGCATCGACCGCGGCAGTGTGCTGGGCGTCGGGGTCGGCGTCCCGGGCATCGTGGAGCAGGGCGATCCGGCCGAGAACGGTTACGGCATCGTCGTCCACGGCCAGACCATCGGCTGGGACGCCGTCCCGCTCGGCCGCCTGCTGCGGGCCGGCACCGATCTGCCGCTCTACGTCGACAACGGCGCCAAGACGCTGGGCCGGGCCGAGATGTGGTTCGGGGCTGGGCAGGGCGTCGACAACGCCGTGGTCGCCCTGATCGGCTCCGGTGTCGGCGCCTGCGTGATCGCCGACGGCGCACCGTTCCGGGGCGCCACCAGCAGCGCCGGCGAGTGGGGCCACACCAAGCTGCAGATCGGCGGCCGGCTCTGCCGCTGCGGGGCCCGCGGCTGCCTGGAGGCGTATGTCGGGGCGGAGGCCCTGCTGGAGCGCTGGGGCGGCGCACCGCCCGGGAGCAGCGAGAAGGCCGGGATCGCGGCCCTGCTCTCGGCCGCGGACGAGGACCCGGCGGCGGCCGAACTGCTCCGGGAGACCGCCGAGTACCTCGGGGCGGGGATCGCCGACCTGATCAACCTGTTCAACCCCGAGCGGATCGTGATCGGCGGCTGGGCCGGCCTGCTGATCGGCCCCCGGCTGCTGCCGGCGGTCCGGGAGGCCGCGGCCGCGTACGCACTGCGTTTCCCGTGTGCCCAGACCTCGATCGAGCTGGGCCGGCTGGGCCCGGACGCCGTCACGGTCGGCGCGGCCACCCTCCCGCTGGCGCGCTTCCTCGACTCGGGCGGCGAGGCGCCGGAGCGCGCACCGGAGGCCCGGGCCATTCGTTGA
- a CDS encoding ABC transporter substrate-binding protein: protein MRTNRIAAATALVAALTLTATACGGGSSSSGSGDNSSPRTLTYWASNQGTSLDNDKQVLEPELRKFEQQTGIKVRLEVVPWSDLLNRILAATASGQGPDVLNIGNTWSASLQATGALLPFDEATFAKIGGKDRFLPSTIASAGAAGKDPAAVPLYSLAYGLYYNKKLFQQPGIATPPATWDELVADGKKLTKDGKYGLAVEGGNVSENVHHAFVLGKQHGADFFDAAGKPRFDSPEAVAAVKQYVDLIAKDRIAAPGNAEYSANQSVTDFAGGKAAMLMWQAAGTSLKAHGMNPEDYGVAPVPLPAGATGGKAVTSMVAGINLSVFRNTKNLDGSLQFVKFMTSTEEQKILNGTYGSLPPVKDAQSDAAFSTPELKVLSNVLGSSAAALPQVANESQFETLVGTAVKSLLAAAAAGKAVTDDTVKAELTKAQQQMPAS, encoded by the coding sequence ATGCGCACCAACCGGATTGCCGCCGCCACCGCCCTGGTCGCCGCGCTCACTCTCACCGCCACCGCCTGCGGAGGCGGCTCCAGCAGCTCCGGCTCCGGCGACAACAGCAGCCCCAGGACGCTCACGTACTGGGCCAGCAACCAGGGCACCAGCCTGGACAACGACAAGCAGGTGCTGGAGCCCGAGCTGAGAAAGTTCGAACAGCAGACCGGCATCAAGGTCAGGCTGGAGGTCGTCCCCTGGTCCGACCTGCTCAACCGGATCCTCGCCGCCACCGCCTCCGGCCAGGGCCCGGACGTGCTCAACATCGGCAACACCTGGTCCGCCTCACTGCAGGCCACCGGCGCGCTGCTGCCCTTCGACGAGGCGACGTTCGCCAAGATCGGCGGCAAGGACCGCTTCCTGCCGTCCACCATCGCCTCGGCCGGCGCCGCGGGCAAGGACCCGGCCGCCGTGCCGCTCTACTCGCTCGCGTACGGCCTGTACTACAACAAGAAGCTCTTCCAGCAGCCCGGCATCGCAACCCCGCCGGCCACCTGGGACGAGCTGGTCGCCGACGGCAAGAAGCTGACCAAGGACGGCAAGTACGGCCTGGCCGTCGAGGGCGGCAACGTCTCGGAGAACGTCCACCACGCCTTCGTCCTCGGCAAGCAGCACGGCGCCGACTTCTTCGACGCCGCCGGCAAGCCGAGGTTCGACAGCCCGGAGGCCGTCGCGGCGGTGAAGCAGTACGTCGACCTCATCGCCAAGGACAGGATCGCCGCGCCCGGCAACGCCGAGTACTCCGCCAACCAGTCGGTCACCGACTTCGCCGGTGGCAAGGCCGCGATGCTGATGTGGCAGGCCGCCGGCACCTCGCTCAAGGCTCACGGCATGAACCCCGAGGACTACGGCGTCGCCCCCGTCCCGCTCCCGGCCGGTGCCACCGGCGGGAAGGCCGTCACCTCGATGGTCGCCGGCATCAATCTCTCGGTCTTCAGGAACACCAAGAACCTCGACGGCTCGCTGCAGTTCGTGAAGTTCATGACCAGCACCGAGGAGCAGAAGATCCTCAACGGCACCTACGGCTCGCTCCCGCCGGTCAAGGACGCCCAGAGCGACGCGGCCTTCTCCACCCCGGAGCTCAAGGTGCTCTCCAACGTCCTCGGCTCCAGCGCCGCGGCGCTCCCGCAGGTCGCCAACGAGAGCCAGTTCGAGACCCTGGTCGGCACCGCGGTCAAGAGCCTCCTCGCCGCCGCGGCAGCCGGCAAGGCGGTCACCGACGACACCGTCAAGGCCGAACTCACCAAGGCCCAGCAGCAGATGCCGGCGTCCTGA
- a CDS encoding carbohydrate ABC transporter permease: protein MGKRLARIGLPYLLLLPALALELLIHLVPMVVGIVMSFKQLTQFFIRDWSAAPWTGLGNYRMSVDINAPVGRSLLNSFWVTCAFTLLAVGLSCLLGTTAAILMQDTFRGRGLLRAAFLLPYALPVYAAVITWSFMFQRDTGLVNHVLHDQLHLTSDRPFWLLGDNSFTALVTVSVWRSWPFAFLTLTAGLQNIPRELYEAAAMDGAGIWQQIRRITLPALRPVNQVLVLVLFLWTFNDFNTPYVLFGKSAPEAADLISIHIYQSSFVTWNFGAGSAMSVLLLLFLLLVTAVYLFLTSRRRDADA, encoded by the coding sequence GTGGGGAAGCGACTGGCCCGCATCGGGCTGCCCTACCTGCTCCTGCTCCCCGCCCTCGCGCTGGAGCTGCTGATCCACCTGGTGCCCATGGTGGTCGGCATCGTGATGAGCTTCAAACAGCTCACCCAGTTCTTCATCCGGGACTGGTCGGCCGCACCCTGGACCGGCCTGGGGAACTACCGCATGTCGGTGGACATCAACGCCCCGGTCGGCCGGTCGCTGCTGAACTCGTTCTGGGTGACCTGCGCGTTCACCCTGCTGGCCGTCGGGCTCTCCTGCCTGCTCGGCACCACGGCCGCTATCCTGATGCAGGACACCTTCCGCGGCAGGGGGCTGCTCCGCGCAGCCTTCCTGCTGCCCTACGCCCTGCCGGTCTACGCGGCCGTCATCACCTGGTCGTTCATGTTCCAGCGGGACACCGGCCTGGTCAACCACGTGCTGCACGACCAGCTCCACCTCACCTCCGACCGCCCGTTCTGGCTGCTCGGCGACAACAGCTTCACGGCACTCGTGACCGTCTCGGTCTGGCGCTCCTGGCCGTTCGCCTTCCTGACCCTGACGGCCGGGCTGCAGAACATCCCGCGCGAGCTCTACGAGGCCGCGGCGATGGACGGGGCCGGCATCTGGCAGCAGATCCGCCGGATCACCCTGCCCGCGCTGCGGCCGGTGAACCAGGTGCTGGTGCTGGTCCTGTTCCTCTGGACGTTCAACGACTTCAACACCCCGTACGTCCTGTTCGGGAAGTCCGCGCCCGAGGCGGCCGACCTCATCTCCATCCACATCTACCAATCCTCCTTCGTCACCTGGAACTTCGGCGCCGGCTCGGCCATGTCGGTCCTGCTCCTGCTGTTCCTGCTGCTGGTGACGGCGGTCTACCTCTTCCTCACCTCGCGCCGGAGGGACGCCGATGCTTAG
- a CDS encoding carbohydrate ABC transporter permease: protein MLRPPPSFRWTRRILLTLLSVFTLTPVFVMLSSSLKPLQDVQGPFRWIPSGITLRPYLDIWKTVPLAKYFVNSLIVSVSSTVCSVLIAILAAYAVSRYRFRGRRLFTVTVLSTQMFPGILFLLPLFLIFVNIGNSTGVALYGSRGGLILTYLTFSLPFSIWMLVGYFDSIPRDLDEAALVDGCSPVGTLLRIVVPAAVPGIVAVSVYSFMTAWGEVLFASVMTNDTTRTLAVGLQGYSTQTDVYWNQVMAASLVVSVPVVAGFLLLQRYLVAGLTAGAVK from the coding sequence ATGCTTAGGCCCCCTCCTTCCTTCCGGTGGACCAGGCGGATCCTGCTCACGCTGCTGTCGGTCTTCACGCTCACGCCGGTGTTCGTGATGCTCAGTTCCTCGCTGAAGCCGCTGCAGGACGTCCAGGGCCCGTTCCGCTGGATCCCCAGCGGGATCACCCTGCGCCCCTACCTGGACATCTGGAAGACCGTCCCGCTCGCCAAGTACTTCGTCAACTCGCTCATCGTGTCGGTGAGTTCGACGGTCTGCTCGGTGCTGATCGCGATCCTCGCGGCGTACGCGGTCAGCCGTTACCGCTTCCGGGGCCGGCGGCTGTTCACCGTCACCGTGCTCTCCACCCAGATGTTCCCCGGCATCCTCTTCCTGCTCCCGCTGTTCCTCATCTTCGTCAACATCGGCAACTCCACCGGCGTGGCCCTCTACGGCAGCCGGGGCGGGCTGATCCTCACCTACCTGACCTTCTCGCTGCCCTTCTCCATCTGGATGCTGGTCGGCTACTTCGACTCCATCCCGCGCGATCTCGACGAGGCCGCGCTGGTGGACGGTTGCAGCCCGGTCGGCACGCTGCTGCGGATCGTCGTCCCGGCCGCCGTGCCCGGGATCGTCGCTGTCAGCGTGTACTCCTTCATGACCGCCTGGGGCGAGGTGCTCTTCGCCTCGGTGATGACCAACGACACCACCCGCACCCTGGCCGTCGGCCTGCAGGGGTACTCCACCCAGACCGACGTGTACTGGAACCAGGTGATGGCCGCCTCACTGGTCGTCAGCGTGCCGGTGGTGGCCGGCTTCCTCCTGCTGCAGCGCTACCTGGTCGCCGGACTGACCGCAGGAGCCGTCAAGTGA
- a CDS encoding GH1 family beta-glucosidase produces the protein MDDLSALPDDFVWGAATAAYQIEGAVGEGGRAPSIWDTFSHTPGAVDNGDTGDEACDHYHRWPEDIALMRQLGLGAYRFSIAWPRVVPEADGRVNPAGLAFYDRLTDALLEAGITPFATLYHWDLPQAQQDRGGWPERATAERFGEYAAVVADRLADRITDWTTLNEPLCSAWIGHLEGRMAPGLTDLTAAVRASYHLHLGHGLAVQALRAANPRVRVGIVNNLSPCEPATDSEADRAAARRADGHTNRWWLDPIHGRGYPEDMTQLYGVDLPVRGGDLATIATPLDWLGLNYYFRFVVADDPSGAAPYIRQVPGPGPRRTAMDWEVHGDGLEQLLLRLTDDYGARRIHVTENGSAYHDTVAPDGRVHDPERTAYLEEHLAACARAVKQGAPLAGYFAWSLMDNFEWAYGYDKRFGLVHVDYPTQRRTIKTSGRRYAELIAAHRSRTGGA, from the coding sequence GTGGACGACCTCAGCGCTCTCCCCGACGACTTCGTCTGGGGCGCGGCCACCGCCGCGTACCAGATCGAGGGCGCGGTGGGCGAAGGCGGCCGAGCGCCCTCCATCTGGGACACCTTCTCCCACACCCCGGGGGCGGTCGACAACGGCGACACCGGCGACGAGGCCTGCGACCACTACCACCGCTGGCCCGAGGACATTGCGCTGATGCGGCAACTCGGCCTGGGCGCCTACCGGTTCTCGATCGCCTGGCCGCGCGTGGTCCCCGAGGCCGACGGCCGGGTCAACCCGGCGGGGCTGGCCTTCTACGACCGGCTCACCGACGCCCTCCTCGAGGCCGGGATCACCCCCTTCGCCACCCTCTACCACTGGGACCTCCCACAGGCCCAGCAGGACCGCGGCGGCTGGCCCGAGCGCGCGACCGCCGAGCGCTTCGGCGAGTACGCGGCCGTGGTCGCCGACCGCCTCGCCGACCGGATCACCGACTGGACCACCCTCAACGAGCCGCTCTGCTCCGCCTGGATCGGCCACCTGGAAGGGAGGATGGCGCCCGGCCTGACCGATCTGACCGCCGCTGTCCGCGCCTCCTACCACCTGCACCTCGGCCACGGCCTCGCCGTCCAGGCCCTGCGGGCCGCCAACCCGAGGGTCAGGGTGGGCATCGTCAACAACCTCAGCCCGTGCGAGCCGGCCACCGACAGCGAGGCCGACCGCGCCGCCGCCCGGCGCGCCGACGGCCACACCAACCGCTGGTGGCTGGACCCGATCCACGGGCGCGGCTACCCCGAGGACATGACCCAGCTGTACGGGGTCGACCTGCCGGTCCGGGGCGGCGACCTGGCGACCATCGCCACCCCGCTGGACTGGCTCGGCCTCAACTACTACTTCCGCTTCGTGGTCGCCGACGACCCGTCCGGCGCCGCCCCGTACATCCGCCAGGTCCCCGGGCCAGGCCCGCGCCGTACCGCGATGGACTGGGAGGTGCACGGCGACGGCCTGGAGCAGCTGCTGCTGCGTCTCACCGACGACTACGGCGCCCGGCGGATCCACGTCACCGAGAACGGCTCGGCCTACCACGACACCGTCGCCCCGGACGGCCGGGTGCACGACCCCGAGCGCACCGCCTACCTGGAGGAGCACCTCGCCGCCTGCGCCCGCGCCGTCAAGCAGGGCGCCCCGCTGGCCGGGTACTTCGCCTGGTCGCTGATGGACAACTTCGAGTGGGCGTACGGCTACGACAAGCGCTTCGGCCTGGTCCACGTCGACTACCCGACCCAGCGCCGTACCATCAAGACCAGCGGCCGCCGCTACGCCGAACTGATCGCCGCCCACCGCTCCCGTACCGGCGGCGCCTGA
- a CDS encoding PLP-dependent aminotransferase family protein: MHERSSVAELADILRRELDRYSVGEKLPSSRALTERHQVSPVTVSRAIAALVTEGLVVSRPGAGVFRAEPRGAAPAPRDVSWQEVALSAEAGRVPARSTDASGVLGALAVPPPDIVDLNSGYLHPSLQPERALAAALARAGRRPGAWGRPPVEGLTELRAWFARDIGGDLGASDVLVTAGGQSALTTAMRSLVAPGAPILVESPTYPGTLAVARAAGLRPVPVPVDGEGVRTDLLADAFAATHARAFVCQPLFQNPTGAVLSATRRREVLRIARAAGAFVIEDDFARRLVHADAPALAPPLAAEDPDGVVVHVRSLTKAASASLRVGAVTAHGPALERMRAVQAVDSFFVPRPLQETALELVGSPAWARHLRELATALEERRRAAVGALRRTLPELLGPQVPYGGYHLWLRLPDGTDDGALAAAALRAGVAVTAGRPYFAAEAPAPHLRLSYACTRSPAQVIDGVERLHRAYEGER; this comes from the coding sequence ATGCACGAGCGTAGCAGTGTGGCCGAACTGGCGGACATCCTCCGTAGGGAGCTCGACCGCTACTCGGTCGGTGAGAAGCTGCCGTCGAGCCGAGCCCTGACCGAGCGACACCAGGTGAGCCCGGTGACCGTCTCCCGGGCGATCGCCGCCCTGGTGACCGAGGGACTGGTGGTCTCCCGGCCCGGTGCCGGTGTCTTCCGGGCCGAGCCGCGCGGCGCCGCCCCCGCGCCCAGGGACGTCTCCTGGCAGGAGGTGGCGCTCAGCGCCGAGGCCGGCCGGGTGCCGGCCCGGAGCACCGACGCCTCCGGGGTCCTCGGCGCGCTGGCCGTGCCGCCGCCCGACATCGTCGACCTGAACAGCGGGTACCTGCACCCGTCCCTCCAGCCCGAACGTGCCCTGGCCGCCGCGCTGGCCAGGGCCGGCAGGCGGCCGGGAGCCTGGGGCCGACCGCCCGTCGAGGGCCTGACCGAGCTGCGCGCCTGGTTCGCCCGGGACATCGGAGGGGACCTCGGCGCCTCGGACGTCCTGGTCACGGCGGGTGGGCAGAGCGCGCTCACCACGGCCATGCGCTCGCTGGTCGCTCCCGGCGCACCCATCCTGGTCGAGTCCCCCACCTACCCCGGCACGCTGGCCGTCGCCAGGGCCGCCGGACTCCGGCCCGTCCCGGTCCCCGTCGACGGCGAGGGCGTCCGTACCGACCTGCTGGCGGACGCCTTCGCCGCCACTCACGCCCGGGCCTTCGTCTGCCAGCCGCTGTTCCAGAACCCGACCGGCGCCGTGCTCTCCGCCACCCGCCGGCGCGAGGTGCTGCGGATCGCGCGGGCGGCCGGAGCCTTCGTGATCGAGGACGACTTCGCCCGCCGGCTGGTCCACGCCGACGCCCCCGCACTCGCTCCGCCGCTCGCGGCCGAGGACCCTGACGGCGTGGTGGTCCACGTCCGCTCGCTCACCAAGGCCGCCTCGGCGAGCCTGCGGGTCGGCGCCGTCACCGCGCACGGTCCGGCGCTGGAGCGGATGCGGGCCGTCCAGGCGGTGGACAGCTTCTTCGTCCCGCGCCCGCTCCAGGAGACCGCCCTGGAGCTGGTCGGCTCGCCCGCCTGGGCCCGGCACCTGCGCGAACTCGCGACGGCGCTCGAGGAGCGGCGCCGGGCCGCCGTCGGCGCCCTGCGCCGTACGCTCCCCGAGCTGCTCGGGCCGCAGGTCCCGTACGGCGGCTACCACCTCTGGCTGCGGCTGCCGGACGGCACGGACGACGGCGCGCTGGCCGCCGCCGCGCTCAGGGCCGGGGTGGCGGTGACCGCGGGCCGCCCGTACTTCGCCGCCGAGGCACCGGCCCCGCACCTGCGGCTGAGCTACGCCTGCACCCGGAGCCCGGCGCAGGTCATCGACGGCGTCGAGCGGCTGCACCGGGCGTACGAGGGAGAGCGGTGA